A single Natrinema sp. HArc-T2 DNA region contains:
- a CDS encoding rubrerythrin-like domain-containing protein yields MYDIRGNSDTTSTYECLSCGEIVTTDTRDGKCARCGRTNTFQNRALSLE; encoded by the coding sequence ATGTACGACATCAGGGGTAATTCTGATACCACATCAACATACGAGTGTCTGAGCTGTGGCGAGATTGTCACCACCGATACCCGGGACGGGAAATGTGCTCGTTGTGGGCGGACGAACACCTTCCAAAATCGAGCTCTCTCACTCGAATAA
- the gdhB gene encoding glutamate dehydrogenase GdhB: MSSHTSSTTIERTVSQPDDADVTSAVATARRQLEHAATHLDIDPNIVERLKHPAAVHEVTVPVERDDGSIDVFTGYRAHHDSVRGPFKGGLRYHPGVTREECIGLSMWMTWKCAVMDLPFGGAKGGIVVDPKELSEAEKERLTRRFTDEIRDIIGPNKDIPAPDMGTDSQTMSWIMDAYSMQEAETLPGVVTGKPPVIGGSYGREEAPGRSVALIAREACEYYDYPLEETTVAVQGFGSVGANAARLLDEWGATVVAVSDVNGAAYDPAGLDPHMIPSHDEEPEAVTDYADETIENDELLTLDVDLLIPAAIGDVITEANADSIQADLIVEGANGPTTFAADAILAERDIPVVPDILANAGGVTVSYFEWLQDINRRSWSLEEVQEQLDQEMLSAWDEVRAEVETRDVTWRDAAYIVALSRLVDAHANRGLWP; the protein is encoded by the coding sequence ATGTCCTCTCATACATCGTCAACAACGATCGAACGGACGGTTTCTCAGCCAGACGACGCGGATGTCACGTCAGCAGTTGCAACGGCTCGACGCCAACTCGAGCACGCTGCAACGCACCTCGATATCGATCCGAACATCGTCGAACGGCTCAAACATCCGGCAGCTGTCCACGAGGTAACAGTACCAGTCGAACGCGATGACGGTTCCATCGATGTGTTCACTGGCTATCGCGCACACCACGACAGCGTTCGCGGTCCGTTCAAAGGCGGCCTGCGATACCATCCGGGGGTCACTCGCGAGGAGTGTATCGGCCTCTCGATGTGGATGACCTGGAAGTGTGCCGTGATGGATCTGCCCTTCGGCGGCGCGAAAGGCGGGATCGTCGTCGATCCCAAAGAGCTCAGCGAGGCGGAAAAGGAACGCCTTACGAGGCGGTTCACGGACGAGATTCGGGACATCATCGGGCCGAACAAGGACATTCCTGCACCCGACATGGGGACCGATTCCCAGACGATGTCCTGGATCATGGACGCCTACAGCATGCAAGAGGCAGAGACGCTCCCCGGCGTCGTGACCGGCAAGCCACCCGTCATCGGCGGCAGTTACGGCCGCGAGGAGGCCCCGGGACGGAGCGTCGCCCTCATTGCTCGCGAAGCTTGCGAGTACTACGACTATCCGCTCGAGGAGACGACCGTCGCCGTTCAGGGGTTCGGGAGCGTCGGAGCGAACGCAGCCCGCCTGCTCGATGAGTGGGGCGCAACCGTCGTCGCGGTCAGCGACGTCAACGGAGCAGCTTACGATCCAGCGGGACTCGATCCCCATATGATCCCGTCACACGACGAAGAACCCGAGGCTGTTACCGACTACGCCGACGAGACGATCGAGAACGACGAACTGCTCACGTTGGATGTCGATCTTCTCATTCCGGCAGCCATCGGCGACGTGATTACCGAAGCTAACGCCGACAGTATTCAGGCGGACCTCATCGTCGAAGGTGCAAACGGCCCGACGACGTTCGCGGCGGATGCGATCCTGGCCGAACGCGACATTCCGGTCGTCCCGGACATTCTCGCCAACGCTGGCGGGGTCACCGTCTCCTACTTCGAGTGGCTCCAGGATATCAACCGCCGGTCGTGGTCGCTCGAGGAAGTACAGGAACAACTCGACCAGGAAATGCTGTCCGCGTGGGACGAAGTCCGAGCCGAGGTCGAAACGAGAGATGTAACGTGGCGAGATGCGGCATACATCGTTGCTCTCTCGCGGTTGGTTGACGCCCACGCTAATCGCGGTCTTTGGCCGTAA